A genomic segment from Triticum dicoccoides isolate Atlit2015 ecotype Zavitan chromosome 1A, WEW_v2.0, whole genome shotgun sequence encodes:
- the LOC119283967 gene encoding probable inactive receptor kinase At5g58300, whose product MQHLLLIAFLSASLFLPYPPCAKGADLNSDKQALLAFASSLPHARKINWTLTTQVCTSWVGVTCTPDGKRVRMLRLPAVGLFGPMPSNILGKLDALEVLSLRSNRLTVSLPPDVASIPSLHSLYLQRNNLSGIIPTSLSSNLAYLDLSYNTFVGEIPLKVQNMTELTGLSLQNNSLSGPIPDLHLPKLRYLNLSYNNLSGPIPASLQKYPASSFLGNAFLCGFPLEPCPGTTPSPSPNAPPSQESNLEKFWGKHHKIIIIAILAGGAAILLILIIILVICICKRKRDGEPRTASSSSKGKGVAGGRGDKSKPEYSSGVQEAERNKLVFFEGCSYNFDLEDLLRASAEVLGKGSYGTTYKAVLEDGTTVVVKRLKEVVAGKKEFEQQMEIIDRLGQHQGVVPLRAFYYSKDEKLLVYDYVTPGSLSAALHGNKSAGRAPLDWETRVKISLGAARAIAHLHTGAGGKFIHGNIKSNNIILSRELSACASDFGLAQLMATPHFHPRLVGYRAPEVLEAKKPTQKSDVYSFGVLLLEMLTGKAPLRSPGRDDSIEHLPRWVQSVVREEWTSEVFDVDLQRHPNTEDEMVQLLQVAMACVAVHPDQRPRMEQVVRRIEEIRSSGSGTTTRTSPEDKPREEHIQIT is encoded by the exons ATGCAACATCTTTTGCTCATAGCTTTTCTTTCTGCTTCTCTGTTCCTTCCTTACCCTCCTTGTGCCAAAGGGGCTGATCTGAACTCTGACAAGCAAGCCCTTCTTGCATTTGCTTCGTCTCTGCCTCATGCAAGAAAGATCAACTGGACCCTCACAACGCAGGTCTGCACATCTTGGGTTGGGGTTACATGCACACCAGATGGGAAGCGTGTGCGTATGCTGCGACTACCTGCAGTAGGACTATTTGGTCCTATGCCCTCGAACATACTTGGCAAGCTTGATGCCTTAGAGGTGTTAAGCCTTCGGTCCAATCGTCTTACTGTTAGCCTACCCCCTGATGTAGCATCCATTCCTTCTCTGCACTCTCTTTACCTTCAGCGCAACAACTTGTCGGGCATAATACCTACATCACTATCCTCAAATCTAGCATACCTCGACCTGTCGTACAATACATTTGTTGGAGAAATCCCATTGAAAGTGCAAAATATGACTGAGCTTACTGGGTTGTCTCTCCAGAACAACTCTCTTTCTGGACCCATCCCTGATCTTCACCTTCCCAAACTGAGATATTTGAACTTGAGCTATAATAACCTCAGTGGGCCCATTCCGGCTTCTCTGCAGAAGTATCCAGCCAGTTCTTTCTTGGGGAATGCTTTTCTATGTGGGTTTCCCCTGGAACCATGTCCAGGGACCACACCTTCTCCTTCTCCGAATGCACCaccttcccaggaaagtaatttggAAAAGTTTTGGGGAAAGCATCACAAAATTATCATAATTGCAATACTTGCTGGAGGAGCGGCAATATTGTTGATTTTGATTATCATACTCGTGATATGCATCTGCAAGAGAAAGAGAGATGGAGAGCCTCGCACAGCCTCATCCTCATCCAAAGGGAAGGGTGTTGCGGGTGGAAGAGGAGACAAATCCAAGCCAGAATACAGCAGTGGTGTTCAAGAAGCAGAGAGGAACAAATTAGTTTTCTTTGAGGGCTGTTCATATAATTTCGACTTGGAGGATCTGTTGAGGGCTTCAGCTGAAGTCCTTGGAAAAGGAAGCTACGGCACGACCTACAAAGCTGTTCTTGAGGATGGCACGACAGTGGTGGTCAAGAGgctgaaggaggtggtggcggGAAAGAAGGAATTTGAACAGCAAATGGAGATAATTGACAGGCTTGGCCAGCACCAGGGTGTTGTTCCCTTGCGTGCTTTCTATTACTCCAAGGACGAGAAGCTCTTGGTCTATGACTATGTTACACCGGGTAGCCTTTCAGCTGCTTTGCATG GGAACAAATCTGCTGGAAGAGCACCACTGGACTGGGAGACGAGAGTGAAGATATCGCTCGGCGCCGCACGAGCGATCGCTCATCTTCACACCGGAGCAGGCGGCAAGTTCATCCACGGCAACATCAAGTCGAACAACATCATCCTCTCGCGGGAGCTGAGCGCGTGCGCCTCGGACTTTGGCCTTGCGCAGCTCATGGCCACCCCTCACTTCCACCCGCGGCTTGTCGGGTACCGCGCGCCGGAGGTCCTGGAGGCCAAGAAGCCGACGCAAAAGTCTGACGTGTACAGCTTCGGCGTGCTGCTCTTGGAGATGCTTACCGGGAAGGCCCCCCTCCGGTCCCCCGGCCGCGACGACTCCATCGAGCACCTCCCGAGGTGGGTGCAGTCTGTGGTCCGGGAGGAGTGGACGTCAGAGGTTTTCGACGTCGACCTGCAGAGGCACCCCAACACCGAGGACGAGATGGTGCAGCTGCTCCAAGTCGCCATGGCGTGCGTCGCCGTTCATCCGGACCAGCGGCCGAGGATGGAGCAGGTCGTCAGGAGGATCGAGGAGATCCGGAGCTCCGGCTCCGGGACGACGACGAGGACGTCTCCCGAGGACAAGCCGAGGGAAGAGCACATCCAGATCACCTGA